The Flavobacterium faecale genome has a segment encoding these proteins:
- a CDS encoding UDP-glucose 6-dehydrogenase, translated as MKVKNICCLGAGYVGGPTMSVIALKCPEIKVTVVDLNEARIAAWNEEDLDKLPVYEPGLAEVVSEARGRNLFFSTEVDAAIDAADMIFIAVNTPTKTYGEGKGMAADLKFVELCARQIARIAKNDKIIVEKSTLPVRTAQTLQTILDSTGNGVHFEVLSNPEFLAEGTAIEDLFNADRVLIGGKQTEKGKAAIQSLVDVYAHWLSPKQILTTNVWSSELSKLTANAFLAQRISSINALSALCEATEADVDEVANAIGTDSRIGPKFLKSSVGFGGSCFQKDILNLVYLCRHFNLPEVANYWEQVIILNDYQKRRFAKSIITSLFNTVSDKKITFLGWAFKKDTNDTRESAAISVADHLIEDGAEIHVYDPKVSEAKVKQDMQYIWELNGVSEARIQSKLKQIVVYTNPMEAMHQAHAIAVLTEWDEFKTYDWATIYTNMYKPAFVFDGRNILDVPTLTKIGFEVKSIGKG; from the coding sequence ATGAAAGTAAAAAATATATGTTGTTTGGGTGCTGGTTATGTAGGAGGTCCTACCATGTCGGTAATTGCCTTGAAATGTCCAGAGATAAAAGTAACGGTGGTCGATTTGAACGAGGCGCGAATTGCTGCTTGGAACGAAGAAGATTTAGACAAACTTCCGGTTTACGAACCAGGACTTGCGGAGGTAGTATCTGAGGCGAGAGGTCGCAATTTGTTTTTCTCAACTGAGGTTGATGCGGCTATTGATGCGGCAGATATGATTTTTATCGCAGTAAATACCCCAACCAAAACCTATGGAGAAGGAAAAGGGATGGCAGCCGATTTGAAATTTGTAGAGCTTTGTGCGAGACAGATTGCTAGAATCGCTAAAAACGATAAGATCATTGTTGAGAAATCAACCTTGCCCGTGCGTACGGCACAAACCTTACAAACCATTTTAGATAGTACTGGTAATGGGGTACATTTTGAAGTACTTTCCAATCCTGAGTTTTTAGCGGAAGGAACAGCCATTGAGGATTTGTTTAATGCAGACCGTGTACTGATCGGAGGTAAACAAACTGAAAAAGGTAAGGCTGCTATTCAGTCTTTAGTAGATGTGTATGCACATTGGTTATCGCCAAAACAAATTTTAACAACCAACGTTTGGTCGTCTGAATTGTCAAAATTAACAGCAAATGCTTTTTTAGCGCAGCGAATTTCTTCTATCAATGCTTTGTCCGCTTTGTGCGAAGCGACAGAGGCAGATGTAGATGAGGTAGCGAATGCTATAGGTACCGATAGCCGTATTGGACCGAAGTTCTTAAAATCATCAGTTGGTTTTGGAGGCTCTTGCTTTCAAAAAGACATTTTGAATTTAGTGTATCTGTGTCGTCATTTCAACTTACCGGAGGTAGCCAATTATTGGGAGCAAGTGATTATTTTAAACGATTACCAAAAGCGTCGTTTTGCTAAAAGCATCATTACTTCCTTATTTAATACTGTTAGCGACAAAAAGATCACCTTCTTGGGTTGGGCCTTTAAAAAAGACACCAATGATACACGTGAATCAGCAGCCATCTCTGTGGCAGATCATTTAATAGAAGATGGAGCTGAAATACATGTATACGACCCTAAGGTATCAGAAGCGAAGGTCAAGCAAGACATGCAATACATTTGGGAATTGAATGGGGTATCTGAAGCTAGAATTCAATCCAAATTAAAACAAATCGTAGTGTACACAAATCCAATGGAAGCGATGCATCAAGCACATGCAATTGCCGTGTTAACAGAGTGGGACGAATTTAAAACTTATGACTGGGCAACGATTTACACTAACATGTACAAACCTGCTTTTGTTTTTGATGGTCGTAATATTTTGGATGTTCCTACTTTAACCAAAATTGGATTTGAAGTAAAATCAATTGGCAAAGGATAA
- a CDS encoding lipopolysaccharide biosynthesis protein, with the protein MNNPFNRLKKHKHYDRGLSILKLVSLVGSTEILLKGIGFVTGILVVRLLPVQEYAFYTLANTMAGTLIVLTDGGISNGVMSISGKVWKDPDKLGTVLATGLDLRRKFAVITLIIAVPIIIYLLLLNKASWLTAILIVLSLIPAFYADLSDSLLEITPKLHQDISSLQKNQITVGIGRLALTLLTIFIFPWTFIILLASGLPRIYGNHKLTKINAKFVNTDQKPDPVVRKEILKVVARILPNIIFFAFSGQIVIWILSVFGNANELASIGALGRFSILIGLFSSLLTTLFVPRFSRLEDNKSKILKAFLIFQVILFLFTSFVMLIVFLFPSQMLWILGTAYNGLSSELFLILLANCIGLISAMTGSLIGSRGHFLNPVLVIVMNLGTVTVAFFMWDLSTLQGILYYSILYQCISLTVNYIFSFYKLSLKAT; encoded by the coding sequence ATGAATAATCCTTTTAATAGGTTAAAGAAACACAAACATTACGACAGAGGATTAAGTATATTAAAATTAGTTTCTTTAGTAGGTAGTACAGAAATACTATTGAAAGGTATTGGTTTTGTCACAGGTATTTTGGTTGTGCGTTTGTTACCAGTGCAAGAATATGCCTTTTACACTTTGGCAAATACCATGGCGGGGACGTTAATCGTATTGACTGATGGCGGTATCTCAAATGGTGTGATGTCCATTAGTGGCAAAGTTTGGAAAGATCCAGATAAGCTGGGCACGGTACTAGCTACTGGTTTAGATCTTCGCCGAAAATTTGCCGTGATAACTTTAATTATTGCTGTACCCATCATCATTTATCTTTTATTGCTAAATAAGGCTAGTTGGCTGACTGCAATTTTGATAGTTTTATCATTAATCCCTGCTTTTTATGCTGATTTATCAGATTCTTTGTTAGAAATTACTCCAAAGTTACACCAGGATATTAGCAGTCTTCAAAAAAATCAAATTACTGTTGGTATAGGACGCTTGGCCTTAACGCTTTTGACTATTTTTATTTTCCCATGGACCTTTATAATTTTACTGGCTTCTGGACTGCCGAGGATATATGGGAATCATAAGTTAACGAAAATAAATGCGAAATTTGTCAATACAGACCAAAAACCAGATCCAGTTGTTCGTAAAGAGATTCTAAAAGTAGTCGCTAGAATTTTACCTAATATTATCTTTTTTGCTTTTTCAGGGCAAATAGTTATTTGGATTTTATCCGTATTTGGAAATGCTAATGAATTAGCAAGTATAGGTGCCTTAGGTAGATTTTCAATTTTAATAGGGCTTTTTAGTAGCTTGTTAACAACACTTTTTGTACCTCGTTTTTCACGATTAGAAGATAATAAATCAAAAATTTTAAAAGCATTTTTAATTTTTCAAGTTATATTATTTCTATTTACCTCCTTTGTGATGTTAATTGTATTTCTTTTTCCGTCGCAAATGTTATGGATATTAGGTACAGCTTATAATGGTTTATCTTCAGAACTATTTTTAATTTTGTTAGCCAACTGCATCGGTTTGATCAGCGCTATGACGGGTAGCTTAATCGGAAGTCGAGGTCATTTTTTAAATCCAGTTTTAGTGATTGTTATGAATTTAGGGACTGTTACAGTAGCCTTTTTTATGTGGGATTTGTCAACACTCCAAGGTATCTTGTATTATAGTATTTTATATCAATGTATTTCTTTGACAGTCAATTACATTTTCAGTTTTTACAAATTGAGCCTAAAAGCAACCTAA
- a CDS encoding glycosyltransferase family 2 protein, with translation MKLSIITINYNDVAGLKRTVDSVKKQTWIEYEHIIIDGGSSDGSEEYLQEHEQYFSYWVSEPDGGIYNAMNKGVLQAKGDYLLMLNTGDILHNEQVLHQVFHNTNRYEDIIYGDVDRESKGLVFTESIFPDSLSFGFLRNGMISHQAVFFKKSLHDEVGLYDETIKYGADWYFITLAVCKYNASYIHLKMKMAICNADGLTSSPKEFAAMATERTTVLRREFPGFIDDYLLFDKIEDSKLANKLKRGSSKVIDTAKGVVKKILK, from the coding sequence ATGAAACTTTCCATAATTACAATAAATTATAATGATGTTGCAGGCCTGAAAAGGACTGTTGATTCTGTAAAAAAACAAACTTGGATAGAATATGAACATATCATTATTGATGGGGGTTCGTCTGACGGTAGTGAAGAGTATTTACAAGAGCATGAACAGTATTTTTCATACTGGGTTAGTGAGCCTGATGGAGGAATTTACAACGCCATGAACAAAGGGGTACTACAGGCAAAAGGAGACTATCTATTAATGCTTAATACTGGAGATATTTTGCATAATGAACAGGTTTTACATCAAGTATTTCACAATACTAATAGATACGAAGATATTATTTATGGTGATGTAGACCGAGAGTCAAAAGGACTTGTTTTTACTGAAAGTATTTTTCCTGATAGCCTCAGTTTTGGTTTTTTAAGAAATGGTATGATTAGCCACCAAGCAGTGTTTTTCAAAAAATCACTTCATGATGAAGTAGGCTTATACGATGAAACAATCAAGTACGGTGCTGACTGGTATTTTATTACGTTGGCTGTTTGCAAGTATAATGCCTCTTATATTCATTTAAAAATGAAAATGGCTATTTGTAATGCCGATGGTTTGACCTCCAGCCCAAAAGAATTTGCTGCTATGGCAACAGAAAGAACAACTGTTCTTAGAAGAGAATTCCCCGGCTTTATTGACGACTATCTTTTATTTGATAAAATAGAAGATAGTAAGCTAGCAAATAAGTTAAAACGCGGTAGTTCAAAAGTTATTGATACGGCAAAGGGTGTGGTAAAAAAAATCTTAAAATAA
- a CDS encoding acyltransferase family protein has protein sequence MKKYFYATPTFSESTWAILAVTRFLLAFIVMYSHFYAYVFGFNVGTNQFIIDLDAKAAVMAFLLISGISIGYSYDKNKKGFFRRRLIRIYPLYFIAVLFGVVLQYYLNSPFELPNTTMVPAGYLTSIANFLLLQGIIAITIPFNGPLWSIGVEFLLYLMVPFLSHLRLRYLVVITLISMIAIIFFNHSYLYGYTTLLWAWPFIIGLIITVKKQPSYAFILLGLSLLVVNFQNEVFRDNLSVVTASVSIIICLLAMYAKLNFSTKTKNIFNYLGMISYPLYVFHLPLFLLMYSVGLREQYLFISLVILLCIPINYIFDTYLTKIFWKPMILKVENIIKKIRVSCIETIVK, from the coding sequence ATGAAGAAATACTTTTATGCGACACCAACTTTTAGTGAATCAACTTGGGCAATTCTAGCTGTAACAAGATTTTTACTAGCATTTATTGTGATGTATAGTCATTTTTACGCTTATGTTTTTGGATTCAATGTAGGTACAAATCAATTTATTATAGATTTAGATGCCAAAGCAGCTGTGATGGCCTTTTTGCTTATTTCAGGGATTTCAATCGGTTATTCATATGATAAGAATAAAAAAGGATTTTTTAGACGTCGTTTAATTCGCATCTATCCTCTGTACTTTATTGCAGTTTTGTTTGGGGTCGTTTTACAATATTATTTAAATAGTCCGTTTGAACTTCCAAATACTACTATGGTTCCAGCAGGTTATTTAACAAGCATTGCTAATTTTTTACTTTTGCAAGGAATTATAGCTATAACCATACCGTTTAATGGTCCATTATGGTCTATTGGTGTTGAATTTCTATTATACTTGATGGTTCCTTTTTTAAGTCACCTACGATTACGATACTTAGTTGTTATTACCTTAATTTCTATGATTGCTATTATATTTTTTAATCACAGCTACTTATATGGTTATACAACTTTGTTGTGGGCATGGCCTTTTATTATTGGTTTAATTATAACTGTCAAGAAACAGCCATCTTACGCTTTTATTTTATTAGGTTTGAGTTTGTTAGTTGTTAATTTTCAAAATGAAGTATTTAGAGATAATTTATCTGTTGTTACAGCAAGCGTTAGTATAATAATTTGTTTACTTGCAATGTATGCAAAATTGAATTTTTCTACAAAAACTAAGAATATTTTTAATTATTTAGGAATGATTTCATACCCATTGTATGTCTTTCATTTACCTCTTTTTTTATTAATGTACAGTGTTGGTTTAAGGGAACAGTACCTTTTCATTAGTTTAGTTATTTTACTTTGTATTCCAATTAATTATATTTTTGATACTTATTTGACAAAAATATTTTGGAAGCCTATGATACTAAAAGTTGAAAATATTATTAAGAAAATAAGAGTAAGTTGTATAGAAACTATAGTTAAATAA
- a CDS encoding glycosyltransferase family 4 protein: MKILVSHPTLNANSKNFINGLIEGKILFKIMTAIAIFPSSLLFKLGNNSKLKDLKRRRLDKSWQEFTMSNSFYEFGRLFSSKLNLDFLNKHEKGIFCVDKVYCHHDKSVAKSLEEFKNNGLEAVYCYEDGALETFRAAKKVGLRCMYDLPIGYWKSARSLMQYEYDKNPDWSQTLTGFQDSEFKLNKKNEELKLADVIFVASSFTKKTLEEYSGTLAKIKVIPYGFPEVTVKKIYEPLENRKLKVLFVGGLSQRKGLSYLFDAVSQLTDQVLLTVVGNKAVEECTALNEALEIHNWIPSLSHDEVLVCMREHDVFVFPSLFEGFGLVITEAMSQGVPVITTDRTAGPDIITHDKDGWIVDAASVTAIKNILDKILKNPEQLEIVGSAAQKKAATRPWSVYGEEMVAAITAIDFNTLTK, translated from the coding sequence ATGAAAATATTAGTATCACATCCCACCTTGAATGCAAATTCTAAGAATTTTATCAATGGATTGATTGAGGGAAAAATACTGTTCAAGATAATGACTGCTATAGCAATATTTCCTTCTAGCCTATTATTCAAATTAGGTAATAATTCAAAACTTAAAGATTTAAAAAGAAGACGACTAGATAAAAGTTGGCAAGAATTTACTATGTCGAACTCCTTTTACGAGTTTGGCAGATTATTTTCATCCAAATTAAATCTTGATTTTTTAAATAAACATGAAAAAGGTATTTTTTGTGTTGACAAAGTCTATTGTCATCATGACAAATCGGTGGCTAAAAGCCTTGAGGAATTTAAAAATAATGGTTTGGAAGCAGTCTATTGCTATGAGGATGGTGCATTAGAGACATTTCGAGCAGCAAAAAAAGTAGGTTTGCGATGCATGTACGATTTACCAATTGGCTATTGGAAAAGTGCTCGCAGTTTAATGCAATATGAATACGATAAAAATCCTGACTGGTCACAAACATTAACTGGCTTTCAAGACTCCGAATTTAAATTAAATAAGAAAAATGAGGAACTTAAGTTAGCAGATGTGATATTTGTTGCAAGTAGCTTTACTAAAAAAACATTAGAAGAGTACAGTGGGACATTGGCTAAAATTAAGGTTATTCCCTATGGATTTCCGGAAGTTACAGTAAAAAAAATATATGAGCCATTAGAAAATCGCAAATTAAAGGTTTTATTTGTGGGAGGTTTGTCTCAAAGAAAAGGTTTGTCCTATTTGTTTGATGCTGTTTCACAATTGACAGATCAAGTTCTATTGACAGTAGTAGGCAATAAAGCAGTTGAAGAGTGTACTGCACTTAATGAAGCACTAGAAATTCACAATTGGATTCCTTCCCTATCTCATGATGAAGTATTAGTTTGTATGAGAGAGCATGATGTCTTTGTTTTTCCTTCTCTTTTTGAAGGTTTTGGTTTGGTCATTACAGAAGCAATGTCACAAGGTGTACCCGTTATCACGACGGATAGGACTGCTGGACCTGATATCATAACTCACGATAAAGATGGATGGATTGTTGATGCAGCTTCTGTTACTGCAATCAAAAATATTTTAGATAAAATTTTAAAAAATCCAGAACAGTTGGAGATAGTTGGATCTGCAGCTCAAAAAAAAGCAGCTACAAGACCATGGTCTGTTTATGGGGAAGAAATGGTAGCGGCAATCACAGCAATTGATTTTAATACCCTCACAAAATAA
- a CDS encoding glycosyltransferase produces the protein MTIVIFTHPSFLSHQSMPRYANMLKTGMEARGHQVVFWSPSARFYKLSKSSSIKKWMSYVDQYLIFPIEVRLKLRKEAPNTLFVFADQALGPWIPLVSNRKHIVHCHDFLALKSALGQIPENPTSSTGKLYQRYIRKGFSKGKNFISISQKTEQDLKQFHLGAIELSRVCYNGLSRTFNVLDPFESRASMSIKLSIDASQGYIMHIGGNQYYKNRKGVIAIYDQWRNISSHKLPLFLIGELPSEELLTKQQQSSYKEDIHFICNLEDNYINIAYSGAACLLFPSLDEGFGWPIIEAMASGSPVITVNKAPMNEVGGTAASYIEPMPTNTDRMKAWTTASATVVEALINQTDKNRISRIEKGIQHIQQFTMDYALDRIEEVYKELQ, from the coding sequence ATGACAATTGTAATTTTTACACATCCTTCTTTTCTTTCACATCAAAGCATGCCTAGGTATGCAAACATGCTTAAAACAGGTATGGAGGCTAGAGGACATCAAGTTGTATTTTGGAGTCCGTCTGCACGATTTTATAAATTGTCAAAAAGCAGTTCGATAAAAAAATGGATGAGTTATGTTGATCAATACCTTATTTTTCCTATTGAAGTAAGGCTAAAACTACGAAAAGAAGCTCCAAATACTTTATTTGTATTTGCAGATCAAGCGCTTGGTCCATGGATACCATTAGTTTCGAATAGAAAACACATTGTCCATTGCCATGATTTTTTAGCACTGAAATCTGCATTAGGACAAATTCCTGAAAACCCAACATCGTCAACCGGTAAATTATATCAAAGGTACATTCGAAAAGGATTTTCAAAAGGGAAAAATTTTATTTCCATCTCCCAGAAGACGGAACAAGATTTAAAACAATTTCATCTTGGTGCAATTGAGCTTTCGCGTGTGTGTTACAATGGTTTAAGTAGGACTTTTAACGTACTCGATCCGTTCGAATCTAGGGCGTCAATGAGTATTAAATTAAGTATAGATGCCTCACAAGGCTATATCATGCACATTGGAGGGAATCAATACTACAAAAACCGAAAAGGAGTTATTGCAATTTATGATCAGTGGAGAAATATAAGTAGCCATAAGTTGCCTTTATTTTTAATAGGTGAACTTCCGTCAGAAGAACTATTAACCAAGCAACAACAGTCATCGTATAAAGAAGATATCCATTTTATCTGTAATTTAGAAGATAACTATATTAATATTGCCTATTCTGGAGCAGCTTGCTTGTTGTTTCCTTCATTGGACGAAGGATTTGGTTGGCCTATTATTGAAGCAATGGCTTCAGGATCACCAGTTATTACAGTAAATAAAGCCCCAATGAATGAGGTAGGAGGTACCGCTGCAAGCTATATTGAACCAATGCCAACAAATACGGATCGTATGAAAGCTTGGACTACAGCCTCCGCTACAGTTGTTGAAGCGCTAATCAATCAAACGGATAAAAATCGTATAAGTAGGATTGAAAAAGGAATTCAACACATACAGCAGTTCACTATGGATTATGCGTTGGATCGCATAGAAGAAGTTTATAAAGAACTGCAATAG
- a CDS encoding glycosyltransferase — translation MKVIHFIAGIDTTGGGTTEYMRLLSNALKAEIELVIATGVSPNPIKIDGIKVTFFKFGLKHLPFLRKQFTAFIQQEKPDLVHINGIWSPENAIFQAAAQKLGIKVILSPHGMLEPWIMNNNPWKKKLAMALYQRKAIQNADYLHATAAMEEKSIKYLGFSNTLFIIPNFVDTSEIKDVKVEYGSKKIIFMSRIHPKKGIELLLEAWKTVDTSEWSLEIAGNGDQSYIDDLKKSSNDLDNVYFVGPKYGEKKWDFIKSADVMVLPTHSENFGIVVAEALAAGVPVLTTKGTPWQDLESYNCGWWIDLNINNIKENLTLIFNIPVVTLQEMGKNGRELIDEKYSLQTVGANLLHKYECILK, via the coding sequence ATGAAAGTTATCCATTTTATTGCAGGCATTGATACAACAGGTGGAGGTACTACTGAATACATGCGATTGTTATCGAATGCACTAAAAGCGGAGATCGAATTAGTTATTGCGACTGGGGTATCGCCGAACCCTATAAAAATAGACGGTATAAAAGTAACTTTCTTTAAATTTGGTTTAAAACACTTACCTTTTTTAAGAAAACAGTTTACTGCTTTTATCCAACAGGAAAAGCCAGATCTTGTGCATATTAATGGTATATGGAGTCCCGAAAATGCAATATTTCAGGCAGCCGCACAAAAGTTGGGTATTAAAGTGATTCTTTCACCACATGGTATGTTAGAACCTTGGATTATGAACAATAATCCTTGGAAAAAGAAACTTGCTATGGCTTTGTACCAAAGAAAAGCGATTCAAAATGCCGATTATTTGCATGCCACTGCCGCAATGGAGGAAAAAAGCATCAAATATTTGGGTTTTAGTAATACTTTGTTTATTATTCCAAATTTTGTAGATACATCAGAAATAAAAGATGTTAAGGTAGAGTATGGATCTAAGAAAATAATTTTTATGTCACGTATTCATCCTAAAAAAGGAATTGAATTATTACTCGAAGCTTGGAAAACAGTGGACACGTCAGAATGGAGTTTAGAAATTGCGGGAAATGGAGATCAATCTTATATAGACGATTTAAAAAAGTCTTCAAATGATTTGGATAATGTTTATTTTGTTGGGCCCAAGTATGGTGAAAAAAAATGGGATTTTATCAAGTCAGCTGACGTGATGGTATTGCCAACACATAGTGAAAATTTTGGTATTGTGGTCGCGGAGGCTTTGGCTGCAGGTGTACCTGTCCTGACAACAAAAGGTACACCTTGGCAGGATTTGGAGAGCTATAATTGTGGATGGTGGATTGATTTAAATATAAATAATATAAAGGAAAATTTAACCCTGATATTTAATATACCAGTGGTTACCTTACAAGAAATGGGTAAAAATGGCAGAGAACTGATAGATGAAAAATATTCACTGCAGACAGTTGGTGCAAATTTATTACATAAATATGAATGTATTTTAAAATAG
- a CDS encoding acyltransferase family protein has translation MDRKRINFLDGFRGMAIILVMLYHSYSRWPNIVPYGTRYSDFPIFKYGNLGVELFFLISGFVILMSLERSKSFLTFISKRWLRLFPAMLIATVLIYSTSYFLSERPNGLPDIKSAIPGLIFMEPHWINFFTGIYIPELEGTFWSLYAEVKFYLIFGILYFTVGKINAIIGLILMYFICLISYQLHFEILYSFCYSFSFIYFGYFAVGALAYIYYSTKQKSFLYSALLLSIIVAAIEILKHKSFDFYLITFVLCIFALFFSPIYFTNLKLVTSNKLFHFFGFVSYPLYLIHENAMIALIIKFNNITSHIPHLLLPLLPIVILAFISYLIAKYVEPFIRKLIEKILFVSKLENSK, from the coding sequence ATGGACAGAAAGCGAATTAATTTTTTAGATGGTTTTAGAGGTATGGCAATAATTTTGGTAATGTTGTACCATTCTTACTCTAGGTGGCCTAATATAGTTCCATATGGTACGAGGTATAGTGATTTTCCAATTTTTAAATATGGTAATTTAGGTGTTGAATTATTTTTTTTAATATCTGGTTTTGTTATTTTAATGTCATTAGAGCGGAGTAAAAGTTTTTTGACATTTATTAGTAAACGTTGGCTAAGGTTATTCCCAGCAATGTTAATTGCTACAGTTTTGATATACTCAACTTCTTATTTTTTGTCTGAGAGACCTAACGGATTACCTGATATAAAATCTGCAATTCCTGGTTTAATTTTCATGGAACCTCATTGGATTAATTTTTTTACAGGGATCTATATACCAGAGTTAGAAGGTACCTTTTGGTCTTTATATGCAGAAGTAAAATTTTATCTCATTTTTGGTATTCTTTATTTTACAGTGGGAAAAATAAATGCAATTATAGGTTTAATTTTAATGTATTTTATTTGTTTAATAAGTTATCAATTGCATTTTGAAATTCTATATTCCTTTTGCTATAGTTTTTCATTCATTTATTTTGGATACTTTGCGGTAGGTGCGTTAGCATATATTTATTACTCTACAAAACAAAAATCTTTTTTATATTCAGCACTTTTGTTATCGATTATTGTAGCTGCAATTGAAATTTTAAAACACAAAAGTTTTGATTTTTATTTAATCACATTTGTCCTGTGTATTTTTGCTTTGTTTTTTTCCCCTATTTATTTCACAAATCTTAAATTAGTTACTTCCAATAAATTATTTCACTTTTTTGGTTTTGTGAGTTATCCTTTGTATTTGATTCATGAGAACGCTATGATTGCACTTATTATTAAGTTCAACAACATTACTTCACATATCCCCCATTTATTGTTACCATTATTACCTATAGTCATACTTGCATTTATTTCTTATTTAATAGCTAAATATGTAGAACCCTTTATAAGGAAATTGATTGAGAAAATATTATTTGTGAGTAAACTAGAAAATTCAAAGTAA
- a CDS encoding glycosyltransferase family 4 protein, whose translation MKITIVQGAFLPVPAILGGAVEKIYDKLGQEFVKMGHEVVHISRRHVSLKNVEITNGVQHIRIKGFSTPKSLAILKLYDLFYTRRTLSHIDSDIVISNTFWLPILFSSKGKGKLYVSVERRPQWQFKFYKKATKFRACSLMILEMLKVKLEKEDLKKLCYIPNPVPFDLKDFKTDKVNKILFVGRLDQEKGLHILIDAFNSIPTSVAKEWELTIVGPWELAEGGAGVEYFESLKKRGGNVNFIGPVYDQDQLSKYYYESKIFVYPIQDGTGDAGPVAPREAMSYGCATILSNHPCFDEYAVGETNCLRFNQSTDHQIEDLKEQMIRLISNPELINTIGESAKKVYEDFSTIKIAQMFITDFEKELNEK comes from the coding sequence ATGAAAATTACAATTGTTCAAGGAGCTTTTTTGCCGGTGCCTGCTATTTTAGGTGGTGCAGTTGAAAAGATTTATGATAAATTAGGACAGGAATTTGTGAAAATGGGCCATGAAGTAGTTCATATTAGTAGAAGACATGTGTCCTTAAAAAATGTTGAAATAACTAATGGTGTGCAGCACATACGTATAAAAGGTTTTTCTACTCCCAAAAGTTTGGCGATTTTAAAACTCTACGATTTATTCTATACTAGGAGAACTTTATCCCATATTGATAGTGATATTGTGATTTCAAATACTTTCTGGTTACCTATACTTTTTAGTAGTAAAGGCAAAGGTAAGTTATATGTGAGCGTAGAAAGAAGGCCACAATGGCAATTTAAATTTTATAAAAAAGCCACAAAATTTAGAGCCTGTTCGCTGATGATTTTGGAAATGCTAAAAGTTAAATTAGAAAAAGAAGACTTAAAAAAACTCTGCTACATACCAAACCCAGTTCCCTTCGATTTAAAAGATTTTAAAACTGATAAAGTCAATAAAATTTTGTTTGTAGGTCGTTTGGATCAAGAAAAAGGACTTCATATACTCATTGATGCATTCAATAGTATTCCTACATCTGTAGCGAAGGAGTGGGAACTTACAATTGTAGGGCCTTGGGAATTAGCCGAGGGTGGAGCAGGCGTTGAGTATTTTGAGAGTTTAAAAAAGCGCGGTGGCAATGTTAACTTTATTGGGCCAGTTTATGATCAGGATCAATTATCTAAATACTATTATGAATCAAAAATTTTCGTCTATCCAATACAAGATGGTACTGGAGATGCAGGACCAGTTGCCCCACGGGAAGCAATGTCATATGGTTGTGCTACCATATTGTCTAACCACCCTTGTTTTGATGAATATGCAGTAGGTGAAACCAATTGTTTGCGCTTTAATCAAAGTACTGATCACCAAATTGAGGACTTAAAAGAACAGATGATACGATTAATATCTAACCCTGAGCTCATTAATACAATTGGAGAAAGTGCTAAAAAAGTGTACGAAGATTTTTCAACAATAAAGATTGCACAAATGTTTATTACTGACTTTGAAAAAGAATTAAATGAAAAATAG
- a CDS encoding DapH/DapD/GlmU-related protein translates to MKNSPTVYDQNSPYDSPWTVSHRIKMLVWEYVWMLLCSWTPKPVNAWRLFWLKLFGCTIYGKPFVHQRARIQIPWNLILHDRACLGDRTNAYTLGVIEIFEGATVGQEVYLCTGTHDFNSLAFNLITSKITIHKNVFIGARAFIMPGVTIEENAIIGACSVVTKNVEKNTIVGGNPAKFLKLRTIE, encoded by the coding sequence ATGAAAAATAGTCCGACCGTTTACGACCAGAATTCTCCATATGATTCTCCTTGGACCGTTTCACATCGCATTAAAATGTTAGTTTGGGAATATGTATGGATGCTATTGTGTAGTTGGACGCCAAAACCCGTTAATGCGTGGCGTCTCTTTTGGCTCAAGTTATTTGGTTGTACCATCTACGGAAAACCCTTTGTACACCAAAGAGCTCGGATACAAATTCCATGGAATTTGATCCTACATGACCGCGCTTGCTTGGGTGATCGTACAAATGCCTACACGTTAGGCGTAATAGAAATTTTTGAAGGAGCAACAGTAGGGCAAGAGGTATACCTATGTACAGGCACACATGACTTTAATAGTCTTGCATTTAATTTAATTACAAGCAAAATTACTATTCATAAAAATGTATTTATAGGAGCACGCGCTTTCATTATGCCTGGAGTAACTATTGAAGAAAATGCAATCATTGGTGCTTGCAGTGTAGTTACTAAAAATGTTGAAAAAAATACTATTGTTGGAGGTAATCCAGCTAAATTTTTAAAATTAAGAACTATTGAATAA